In a single window of the Buchnera aphidicola (Aphis gossypii) genome:
- a CDS encoding YggS family pyridoxal phosphate-dependent enzyme — translation MNNIKNNINILKEKIQNLFTNKTELKKFKIVAASKNQSVEKIQMAILCGIYEFGENYVQEGINKIKKLKKNNKIIWHFIGKLQSRKTKLVAQNFDWCQTIDREKIAILLNKYRTNQKPPINVLIQVNISEETNKNGVSIKNYQKLAITVSNMPNLKFRGIMAMPKKEQKRIKYCDYQNIKNIFNILKNKYKSVDTLSLGTSFDIKTAIMYNSNMIRIGKSIFNN, via the coding sequence ATGAACAATATCAAAAATAACATAAACATTCTTAAAGAAAAAATACAAAATTTATTCACAAATAAAACTGAATTGAAAAAATTTAAAATTGTTGCAGCCAGTAAAAATCAATCAGTTGAAAAAATTCAAATGGCTATATTATGTGGAATATATGAATTTGGGGAAAACTATGTTCAAGAAGGTATAAATAAAATTAAAAAATTAAAAAAAAATAATAAAATCATTTGGCATTTTATAGGCAAGCTACAATCAAGAAAAACTAAATTAGTTGCTCAAAATTTCGATTGGTGTCAAACTATTGATCGAGAAAAAATAGCGATTTTATTAAATAAATATAGAACAAACCAAAAACCTCCAATAAATGTTTTAATACAAGTTAATATTTCCGAAGAAACAAATAAAAATGGAGTCTCTATAAAAAATTATCAAAAACTAGCTATAACTGTTTCCAACATGCCTAATCTTAAGTTTCGTGGAATTATGGCTATGCCTAAAAAAGAACAAAAAAGAATAAAATATTGTGATTATCAAAACATTAAAAATATATTTAATATTTTGAAAAATAAATATAAATCAGTTGATACATTATCATTAGGTACAAGTTTTGATATTAAAACTGCTATAATGTATAATAGTAATATGATCAGAATCGGAAAAAGTATTTTTAATAATTAA
- the gshB gene encoding glutathione synthase, with protein MNKKKILKIGIVMDPIQLIDIKKDSSFAILLEAQRRHHEIHYMEVNDLYLQKNQAYAKTRLIKIQKKINNHFSFIEEKNISLNQLDVILMRKDPPFNMEFIYVTYILEYAEKEGVLIINKPKSLRDCNEKIFSLLFKKFTPDTLVTRNISQIYNFWKTHKDIIIKPLDNMGGTSVFRIKEDDVNCLVIAEVMTNYEKKYCMIQTYLPSVKDGDKRILIVNGQAIPWCIARIPKKGETRANIAAGGTAKIRKLHKKDWEIANHLSPILKEKGLIFVGLDVIGDKLTEINITSPTCICEIELHTNISISGMLLDYIENQIY; from the coding sequence ATGAACAAAAAAAAGATTTTAAAAATTGGAATTGTAATGGATCCAATTCAATTAATAGACATTAAAAAAGACTCTAGTTTTGCTATTTTACTTGAAGCACAAAGAAGACATCATGAAATTCATTATATGGAAGTAAATGATTTATATTTGCAAAAAAATCAGGCATACGCTAAGACACGTTTAATAAAAATACAAAAAAAAATTAACAATCACTTTAGTTTTATTGAAGAAAAAAATATTTCATTAAATCAATTAGATGTTATATTAATGCGAAAAGATCCACCATTTAATATGGAATTTATATATGTAACTTATATACTTGAATATGCAGAAAAAGAAGGTGTATTAATTATTAATAAGCCGAAAAGTTTAAGAGATTGTAATGAAAAAATATTTTCTTTATTGTTTAAAAAGTTTACACCAGATACATTAGTTACTAGAAATATATCTCAAATATATAATTTTTGGAAAACACACAAAGATATCATTATTAAACCTTTAGACAATATGGGGGGGACAAGCGTTTTTCGAATAAAAGAAGACGATGTAAACTGTCTAGTAATTGCAGAAGTTATGACTAATTATGAGAAAAAATATTGCATGATTCAAACTTATTTACCATCGGTTAAGGATGGAGATAAAAGAATACTAATTGTGAATGGACAAGCAATACCTTGGTGTATAGCTAGAATTCCTAAAAAAGGTGAAACTAGAGCAAACATAGCTGCTGGAGGTACAGCTAAAATAAGAAAACTACATAAAAAAGATTGGGAAATAGCAAATCATTTGTCTCCTATTTTGAAAGAAAAAGGGCTTATTTTTGTTGGATTGGATGTTATAGGAGATAAATTAACTGAAATTAACATTACAAGCCCAACATGTATTTGTGAAATTGAATTGCATACAAATATTTCTATTTCAGGTATGTTGTTAGATTATATTGAAAATCAAATATATTAA
- the ruvX gene encoding Holliday junction resolvase RuvX → MMIIAFDFGLKNIGVAIGTKVLKKGRALNTLNAHNGYPNWNDIKYLLNTWQPNCIIVGLPLNMDGTKQEITKKAEQFANLLKRKFHTSVELHDERLSTKEARSLIFNKYGFKELKQNKIHSTAAVIILESWFNTYL, encoded by the coding sequence ATGATGATTATCGCTTTTGATTTTGGACTTAAAAATATTGGAGTAGCTATAGGAACAAAAGTTCTTAAAAAAGGAAGAGCTTTAAATACATTAAACGCACATAATGGTTACCCAAATTGGAATGATATAAAATACTTATTAAATACATGGCAACCGAATTGTATCATTGTAGGTTTGCCTTTGAACATGGATGGTACAAAACAGGAAATCACAAAAAAAGCAGAACAATTTGCTAATTTATTAAAAAGAAAATTTCACACTTCTGTAGAATTACACGATGAACGTTTAAGTACAAAAGAAGCTAGATCTTTAATATTTAATAAGTATGGTTTTAAAGAATTAAAACAAAATAAAATTCATTCTACTGCTGCTGTTATAATATTAGAAAGTTGGTTTAACACATATTTATGA
- the murI gene encoding glutamate racemase, with the protein MLIFDSGIGGISILKNIKKKLPNKNYIYLLDNKEFPYGEKKESFIIKRSIKIINKIINLYPIQIVVIACNTVSTISLHILKKKFNIPIVGVLPSLDQAMKITQNKKVGIIATKATIKSSYVKNIISKYTNHMNIEVIATNELARIAEKKIRKISFSNFELKKIFYPWMILAVQPDTIYLGCTHFSFLKNEIQNIFYKPINFLDSYTNTTKIVKKYFLNIKNSQNIKKNVFLYSKYNKNLDKLLYILKKYKFNDFKKINLN; encoded by the coding sequence GTGCTTATATTTGATTCTGGAATAGGCGGAATTTCTATCTTAAAAAATATTAAAAAGAAACTGCCTAACAAAAATTATATATATTTATTAGATAATAAAGAATTTCCTTATGGAGAAAAAAAGGAATCTTTCATCATAAAAAGAAGTATCAAAATAATTAATAAAATTATAAATCTTTATCCGATTCAAATAGTGGTTATTGCGTGTAATACTGTAAGTACAATATCTTTACATATATTGAAAAAAAAATTTAATATTCCTATCGTCGGGGTTCTTCCTTCATTAGATCAGGCAATGAAAATCACACAAAATAAAAAAGTTGGTATTATAGCCACTAAAGCTACAATAAAAAGTTCATATGTTAAAAATATTATATCTAAGTATACTAATCATATGAATATAGAAGTAATAGCTACAAATGAACTAGCAAGAATTGCTGAGAAAAAAATTAGAAAAATATCTTTTTCTAATTTTGAACTAAAAAAAATTTTTTATCCTTGGATGATACTTGCAGTTCAGCCTGACACTATATATCTTGGATGCACTCATTTTTCATTTTTAAAAAATGAAATTCAAAATATTTTTTATAAACCAATTAATTTTTTAGATTCTTACACAAACACTACTAAAATAGTTAAAAAATATTTTTTAAATATAAAAAATAGTCAAAACATTAAGAAAAATGTTTTTTTATATTCTAAATACAATAAAAATCTAGATAAATTATTATATATTTTAAAAAAATATAAGTTTAACGATTTTAAAAAAATTAATTTAAATTAA
- the mutY gene encoding A/G-specific adenine glycosylase, whose translation MIFNTFSRLVLNWYHINGRKDLPWQKNKTLYTVWISEVMLQQTQVKTVIPYFKKFILKFPNLNVLSQANLNDILHLWSGLGYYKRAENIYKTAKIIEQKFDGKFPSNITDLVKLPGIGRSTAGAILSFTLNYFFSILDGNVQRILIRHYGLTKCSKNTATQKKLWNLIENITPIHHTGKFNQGIIDIGALICNPRIPKCNFCPLNITCIAYKEKEWKKYSLQKNKKIKSKRKYWFIVIYFKNKIWMQKNTIKSIWNDLFCFPSFNNKKQAEQWIQGHQINIKKYKKISSFNHEFSHFTMQVNPILIKLFFQKFFFDIKKEGIWYDLKKPQKIGLPIIVKKILKLST comes from the coding sequence ATGATATTTAATACTTTTTCAAGATTAGTACTTAATTGGTATCATATAAATGGAAGAAAAGATCTTCCTTGGCAAAAGAATAAAACATTATATACAGTTTGGATATCTGAAGTAATGTTGCAACAAACTCAAGTAAAAACTGTTATTCCATATTTTAAAAAATTTATATTAAAATTTCCAAATTTAAATGTTTTAAGTCAAGCTAATTTAAATGATATTTTGCATTTGTGGAGTGGATTGGGATATTATAAAAGAGCAGAAAACATTTATAAAACAGCTAAAATTATAGAACAAAAATTTGACGGAAAATTTCCAAGTAATATTACAGATTTAGTTAAATTACCAGGCATAGGAAGATCCACTGCTGGCGCTATTTTATCTTTTACATTAAATTATTTTTTTTCTATTTTAGATGGTAATGTGCAAAGAATTTTAATACGACACTATGGCCTTACTAAATGTTCAAAAAATACTGCAACTCAAAAAAAATTATGGAACCTAATAGAAAATATAACTCCTATTCATCACACTGGTAAATTTAATCAAGGAATAATAGATATAGGTGCATTAATTTGTAATCCTAGGATACCTAAATGCAATTTTTGTCCATTAAATATAACATGTATTGCTTATAAAGAAAAAGAATGGAAAAAATATTCTTTACAAAAAAATAAAAAAATAAAATCAAAAAGAAAATACTGGTTCATTGTAATTTATTTTAAAAACAAAATTTGGATGCAAAAAAATACTATAAAAAGTATCTGGAATGATTTATTTTGTTTTCCAAGTTTTAATAATAAAAAACAAGCTGAACAATGGATACAGGGGCATCAAATAAATATTAAAAAATATAAAAAAATTAGCTCTTTTAATCATGAGTTTAGTCATTTTACAATGCAAGTGAATCCAATTTTAATTAAATTATTTTTTCAAAAATTTTTTTTTGACATTAAAAAAGAAGGAATTTGGTATGATTTAAAAAAACCTCAAAAAATAGGATTACCTATAATAGTAAAAAAAATTTTAAAATTATCAACATAG
- the trmB gene encoding tRNA (guanosine(46)-N7)-methyltransferase TrmB: MKNNIITPQYKNGIFLRKNQSFVCRKGRITQSQLKSIQRYWPLFGIDYQLKNINFELVFKHNYPVILDIGFGSGDSLVQMAINSYNKNFLGIEVYSSGIGSCLRLAYISDLKNLKIIRYDAIEVIENMIGNHTLSKIQIFFPDPWPKKRHHKRRMIQYDFLKKILKKLIFNGVLHIKTDSKEYAFYILDAIKKINQYLNLSNMHSLIENSSIYTKTRFEKKANMLGNKVFNLIFQSKF, from the coding sequence ATGAAAAACAATATTATCACTCCTCAATATAAAAATGGAATATTTTTAAGAAAGAATCAAAGTTTTGTATGCCGAAAAGGTCGAATCACTCAATCGCAGTTAAAATCAATTCAAAGATATTGGCCTTTATTTGGCATTGATTATCAATTAAAAAATATAAATTTTGAATTAGTTTTTAAACATAATTATCCAGTAATCTTAGATATTGGTTTTGGATCAGGTGATTCTTTAGTTCAAATGGCAATTAATTCTTATAATAAAAATTTTTTAGGTATTGAAGTATATTCGTCTGGAATAGGTTCTTGTTTACGTCTCGCATACATTTCTGATTTAAAAAATCTAAAAATTATTCGTTATGATGCAATAGAAGTTATTGAAAATATGATTGGAAATCACACCTTGTCAAAAATACAAATTTTTTTTCCTGATCCATGGCCTAAAAAACGACATCATAAAAGACGAATGATACAATATGATTTTTTAAAAAAAATTTTAAAAAAATTAATTTTTAATGGTGTCTTACATATTAAAACTGATTCGAAAGAATATGCCTTTTATATATTAGATGCGATAAAAAAAATTAATCAATATTTAAATTTATCTAATATGCATAGTTTAATTGAAAATTCTTCTATTTATACCAAAACAAGATTTGAAAAAAAAGCAAATATGTTAGGGAATAAAGTTTTTAATTTGATATTTCAGTCGAAATTTTAA
- a CDS encoding oxidative damage protection protein yields MYRKIFCIFLQKESEGHEFPPYPGELGKKIYNKISKKAWKQWMVEQTKLINEEKLNMTKEIDRKKIEKYMKLFLFKKIILK; encoded by the coding sequence ATGTATCGTAAAATTTTTTGCATATTTTTACAAAAAGAATCTGAAGGTCATGAATTTCCACCATATCCAGGCGAATTAGGAAAAAAAATATATAATAAAATATCCAAAAAAGCTTGGAAGCAGTGGATGGTAGAACAAACTAAATTAATTAATGAAGAAAAATTAAATATGACAAAAGAGATAGATCGAAAAAAAATAGAAAAATATATGAAATTATTTTTGTTTAAAAAAATTATTTTAAAATAA
- the hemW gene encoding radical SAM family heme chaperone HemW, translated as MIKLPPISLYIHIPWCIKKCGYCDFYSYVSKREIPETEYIKNLLKDLEKDVKLIHQRKINNIFIGGGTPSLLHNESIKTLIQGIKKRVKLCKYSEITIESNPKSIEYKRFRNYKKSGINRFSLGIQTFNSNLLKKIERTYTKKEAIEAIKEIKKINSNFNIDIMYGLPDQSLQNVLSDLKNAIRYNPTHISWYQLTTEPNTAFYKKDLCLPTENMIFKMCKKGEKFLRKSGYIKYEISSYVKSKYKCRHNLNYWHFGDYIGIGCGAHGKITKVNGEIIRTIKNKNINDFINGKYLEAKNLISEKDKAFEYFMNAFRLYQPIYKKHFQERTNISISNIKNQIKKALKNKYIVENKNSWETTQKGKIFLNSLLKIFLN; from the coding sequence ATGATAAAATTACCCCCAATAAGTTTATATATTCACATTCCTTGGTGCATAAAAAAATGTGGATATTGTGATTTTTATTCATATGTTAGTAAAAGAGAAATTCCAGAAACAGAATATATTAAAAATCTTCTTAAAGATTTAGAAAAAGATGTTAAATTGATACATCAAAGAAAAATAAATAATATTTTTATTGGAGGCGGAACGCCTAGTTTATTACATAATGAATCTATTAAAACTTTAATACAAGGAATAAAAAAAAGAGTTAAACTTTGTAAATATTCAGAAATTACAATAGAGTCCAATCCAAAATCAATAGAATACAAACGTTTTAGAAATTATAAAAAATCAGGAATTAATCGATTTTCATTAGGAATCCAAACATTTAATTCCAATTTATTGAAAAAAATAGAACGTACATATACCAAAAAAGAAGCTATTGAAGCAATCAAAGAAATTAAAAAAATTAATAGTAATTTTAATATAGATATCATGTACGGATTGCCTGATCAATCATTGCAGAATGTTTTATCAGACTTAAAAAACGCTATTAGATATAATCCAACGCATATATCATGGTATCAATTGACAACTGAACCTAACACTGCTTTTTATAAAAAAGATTTATGCTTACCTACTGAGAATATGATATTTAAAATGTGTAAAAAAGGAGAAAAATTTTTACGCAAATCTGGCTATATAAAATATGAAATATCTTCATATGTGAAATCAAAATACAAATGTCGTCATAATCTTAATTATTGGCATTTTGGAGATTATATTGGTATAGGATGCGGTGCTCATGGAAAAATTACTAAAGTAAATGGAGAGATTATTCGAACTATTAAAAATAAAAATATTAATGATTTTATAAATGGAAAATATTTAGAAGCTAAAAATTTAATCTCAGAAAAAGATAAAGCTTTTGAATATTTTATGAATGCTTTTAGATTATATCAACCTATTTATAAAAAACATTTTCAAGAACGTACTAATATTAGTATATCAAATATAAAAAATCAAATCAAAAAAGCATTAAAAAATAAATATATTGTAGAAAATAAAAATTCTTGGGAAACCACACAAAAGGGAAAAATATTTCTCAATTCATTACTAAAAATTTTTTTAAATTAA